Proteins from one Oncorhynchus gorbuscha isolate QuinsamMale2020 ecotype Even-year linkage group LG18, OgorEven_v1.0, whole genome shotgun sequence genomic window:
- the LOC124003518 gene encoding girdin-like isoform X1, with protein MESEVFLPHLEQFMLSPLVIWVKTFGQNDGNMTLDYPELLDGVVLNKIMIQINPKATLPSVNKANDDPSQRILNLTVLIRQIKTYYLETLRQLIMMPLPNVLVLGRTPHCEQSLEEMKKLLLLLLGCAVQVGGVGECEKKEEYVERIQTLDFDTKAAIAAHIQEVTHSQDSVLDLHWLEASELCAEDLETLFRRLVDQRDTQLETILELMQERESTPSPSPPSAQSPSDCPSMQQQATSHQHLSVELADSKAKVRRLRQELEEKSEQVQDCRQDLENMEAEFNRIQQENSVLLAEARSARTYRDELDALRERAIRADKLESEVGRYREKLHNMEFYKAKVEELKEDNSVLLETKAVLQQQLEGWRARSDKLHQLEKHSLLLNARVHVMEQEKEVDRRRMEELQEENLALELAQRRSMEESQHLGWELEQLSRSPDNSQGQKSLGEEVVEGTRSRLLRLERENQSLLRTIEELRAADLSLGPQHNHNHEHMWRDGQRPTNTAEVVREYLGSLDNTSWEQSELVIKEDCDIDIDTSHHRDPECNGVSVDLEGEIDRLERESETLKEKMDLQKQEKGQLEDGESCDLSDPIADLEAVAKDNTRNLLQPGDSVSLTRDTSPYSTRENSSTGLQVRASSSSTKHTERLEAKCRALDTEAQRLQAALDNTGRKLQRLEAEVHELEAENQILQAGLEELRISSRRMEQLEQEKQTLEQEASGLERDKRRLEKENRRLRQQAEIQDSTLDGSNLRVASLERENRGMGKEVERLKEVEERIKGLERDNRELAKQGAINQRALVTLREELVSDKLKTQQRENELERLAHELEMRVLNQDTSPQSDEETPDTSRFKMLESELESSLKRSLQIKEDKMAAVEARLQESSTLNQQLRLELKTVRLNYEALLQREEEEHAARSPTPQRESDRAVSGWQRESQETTRELLRVKDRLIEVERNNATLQAERQALQVQLRQLETQSDGLQAQILALQRQTASLQESNTALQTHNANLQVEKSTLNSQSASLLAQNAQLQCQQSSTEGDKEVAMREREELRGVHDQLLRDHERLAALHERQAMDYEALMGKHGCLKNAHRTLELEHRTLEDRYKTLLRQKAKLEGLEKALREEQDKMSVEKEQHRTTASECRQLRDEKDWLNQTYRQLLKDQEELQADHKNMKTLLNSTKLEQTKLESDFNKLREQYQQLDITNTKLTNQCELLSQLKGNLEEENRHLLDQIQTLMLQNRTLLEQTMESKDLFHVEQRQHIDKLNELRRQKEKLEEKIMDQYKFYDPSPPRRRGNWIALKMRKLMKPRSRERCGPASSSDHHRSLTPTRSGSFEALPPTSPSASCCQDNGSFEGSDGSGGSTTSPRRSCTLNDLDKLNDLVYPSTLSEDPEQLEGSEVKNDRSRKESMTSSMSDSILSIINHQHQPTTTPLFHPTTTAAAAATDGNERCLTDKDCNDSAVATDFDDGDELQNHGLNGVPSRAQSQSSGEFSLSLDNEPWSNGSSPVQPPLSSRRSSSSCLPPSDTSTPRHTRQNPSPTTHTQQRSTSLTHTSSNKHRERVGGKNSSPIAIANTQGSVPCRGREVGSTQDPWPRRSVLRRCASGSRAPQRPSDGNVPKTAQGQVAVLPRSGLGLNKAPETTTTRASAMSPITVLYVQGKSSSVSGCLKCFSTPLGKEARLRGPWSPASLPRASSVISTAEGSSRRSSVNSDSRVMAKVDPLPIMESDGNPNQVNQNQNKQNNPEERDTDNHPPPPSKPPRDPAIATDRPKSTCQESLFGGTPFNLDSVFSDTIFSESVVTTTTSDSSNNNDKNQTFLCLDPELVRNVSCPPLRQESTNGTALGRMDNVQSQNGGQEDCESNTVEITQC; from the exons GAGACTCTGAGGCAGCTGATCATGATGCCTTTACCCAACGTGTTGGTGCTTGGCAGGACTCCTCACTGTG AGCAAAGTCTGGAGGAAATGAAGAAATTACTTCTTCTCTTATTGGGCTGTGCTGTCCAGGTAGGAGGagttggagag TGTGAGAAGAAAGAGGAGTACGTCGAACGCATCCAGACCCTCGACTTTGACACGAAAGCAGCAATAGCTGCTCATATCCAAGAG GTTACCCACAGTCAGGACAGTGTATTGGACCTCCATTGGCTGGAGGCCAGCGAGCTCTGTGCTGAGGACCTGGAGACCCTGTTCAGACGCCTGGTggaccagagagacacacagctggaG aCTATTTTAGAGCTAATGCAGGAGAGAGAGTCCACCCCGTCACCCTCTCCGCCCAGCGCCCAGTCCCCCAGTGACTGTCCCAGCATGCAACAGCAGGCGACCTCCCACCAGCACTTGTCTGTGGAGCTGGCCGACTCCAAGGCCAAGGTCAGACGGCTGCGCCAGGAGCT agaggagaagagtgagcAGGTACAGGACTGCAGACAGGATCTGGAGAACATGGAGGCTGAGTTCAACAGGATTCaacaggag AACTCTGTGTTGCTAGCGGAGGCCCGGTCAGCCCGTACGTACCGTGACGAGCTGGATGCCCTGAGAGAGAGGGCCATCAGGGCTGACAAGCTGGAGAGCGAGGTGGGACGATACCGCGAGAAGCTGCACAACATGGAGTTCTACAAGGCCAAAGTGGAG GAGCTGAAGGAGGATAACTCTGTGTTGCTGGAGACCAAGGCTGTACTGCAGCAGCagctggaggggtggagggcccGCTCTGATAAACTACACCAGCTAGAGAAACACAGTCTGCTGCTCAACGCCAGGGTCCACGTCATGGAACAG GAGAAGGAGGTGGACAGGAGGCGCATGGAGGAGCTGCAGGAGGAGAACCTGGCCCTGGAGCTGGCCCAGAGGAGGAGCATGGAGGAGTCACAGCACCTGGGATGGGAGCTGGAGCAGCTGTCCAGGAGCCCCGACAACTCACAGG GTCAGAAGTCTCTGGGTGAGGAGGTGGTTGAGGGGACCAGGAGTCGTCTGctgaggctggagagagagaaccaaagcCTGCTCAGGACCATAGAGGAACTGAGAGCTGCTGACCTCAGCCTGGGACCGCAGCACAACCATAACCATGAGCACATGTGGAGGGACGGCCAGCGACCCACAAACACG GCTGAGGTGGTTAGAGAGTACCTTGGCAGTTTAGACAACACCTCCTGGGAGCAGTCTGAATTGGTCATCAAAGAGGATTGTGACATTGAcatagacacatcacatcacagggACCCAGAGTGCAACGGAGTGTCGGTTGACCTAGAGGGAGAGATTGACCgactggagagggagagcgagacccTCAAGGAGAAGATGGACCTTCAGAAGCAAGAGAAAGGCCAACTTGAAGACGGAGAGTCTTGCGACCTGAGTGACCCCATAGCTGACCTGGAAGCTGTAGCTAAAGACAACACCCGCAATCTCCTTCAACCAGGCGATTCAGTGTCTCTGACGCGTGATACCTCACCCTACTCTACTCGGGAGAACAGTAGCACAGGGCTGCAGGTGAGGGCTTCCTCTTCATCCACGAAGCACACAGAGCGTCTGGAAGCTAAGTGTAGAGCCCTGGACACAGAGGCCCAGCGGCTTCAGGCTGCCCTGGACAACACAG GCCGGAAGCTCCAGCGGCTGGAGGCCGAGGTCCACGAGCTGGAGGCTGAGAACCAGATCCTGCAGGCTGGGCTGGAGGAGCTGAGGATCTCCTCGCGGCGCATGGAGCAGCTGGAGCAGGAGAAGCAGACCCTGGAGCAGGAGGCTTCAGgcctggagagagacaagaggaggcTGGAGAAGGAGAACCGCAGGCTGAGGCAGCAGGCAGAGATCCAGGACTCTACCCTGGACGGGAGCAACCTGAGGGTGGctagtctggagagagagaacag GGGGATGGGGAAGGAGGTGGAGAGGCTGAAGGAGGTGGAGGAAAGGATCAAGGGGCTGGAGAGGGATAACAGAGAGCTGGCCAAGCAGGGAGCGATCAACCAGAGGGCCCTGGTGACCCTGAGAGAG GAGTTGGTGAGTGACAAGCTGAAGACCCAGCAGAGGGAGAATGAGCTGGAGAGGCTGGCCCACGAGCTGGAGATGAGAGTCCTCAACCAGGACACATCACCACAGAGTGACGAGGAAACTCCAGACACCAG TAGGTTCAAGATGTTGGAGTCTGAGCTAGAGTCGTCTCTGAAGAGGTCCCTGCAGATCAAAGAAGACAAGATGGCTGCCGTTGAGGCTCGTCTGCAGGAGTCCTCCACCCTCAACCAGCAGCTACGTCTTGAACTCAAGACT GTGCGTCTGAACTACGAAGCCCtgctgcagagggaggaggaggagcatgCGGCGCGTAGCCCCACCCctcagagggagagtgacagggCAGTAAGCGGATGGCAGCGAGAGAGCCAGGAAACCACCAGGGAGCTGCTGAGGGTCAAGGACCGCCTCATCGAGGTGGAGAGGAAT AATGCCACACTGCAGGCAGAGCGTCAGGCACTGCAGGTCCAGCTCAGACAGCTGGAGACTCAGTCAGACGGCCTGCAGGCTCAGATCCTGGCCCTGCAGAGACAGACCGCCTCCCTGCAGGAGAGCAACACGGCTCTCCAGACACACAACGCTAACCTGCAG GTCGAAAAGTCCACTCTGAACTCCCAGAGTGCATCACTCCTGGCCCAGAACGCTCAGCTCCAATGCCAACAATCCAGCACTGAGGGTGATAAGGAGGTGGCCATGCGTGAGCGCGAGGAGCTGCGTGGCGTGCACGACCAGCTCCTGAGGGACCACGAGAGGCTGGCGGCGCTGCACGAGAGACAAGCCATGGACTACGAGGCCCTGATGGGAAAACACGGTTGTCTGAAGAACGCCCACCGCACTCTGGAGCTGGAGCATAGAACGCTGGAGGACAG GTACAAAACCCTGCTGCGGCAGAAGGCTAAACTAGAGGGTCTGgagaaggctctgagagaggagcAGGACAAGATGTCTGTGGAGAAGGAGCAGCACAGGACCACCGCTTCAGAGTGTCGACAGCTCCGGGATGAGAAGGACTG GCTGAACCAGACGTACCGTCAGCTGTTGAAGGATCAGGAGGAGCTCCAGGCGGACCATAAGAACATGAAGACCCTGCTGAACAGCACCAAGCTGGAGCAGACCAAGCTCGAGTCTGACTTCAACAAGCTCAGAGAGCAGTACCAACAGCTAGACATCACCAACACCAAGCTCACCAACCAGTGTGAG CTGCTGAGTCAGTTGAAGGGGAACCTGGAGGAGGAGAACCGGCACCTGCTGGACCAGATCCAGACCCTGATGCTGCAGAACCGCACCCTGCTAGAACAGACGATGGAGAGCAAGGACCTGTTCCACGTAGAACAGAGACAGCACAT agacaAGCTGAATGAGctgaggagacagaaggagaagttGGAGGAGAAGATCATGGACCAGTACAAGTTctatgacccctcacccccacggAG GCGTGGGAACTGGATTGCCCTGAAGATGAGGAAGCTGATGAAGCCGAGGAGCCGCGAGCGTTGTGGCCCCGCCTCCTCTTCTGACCACCATCGCTCCCTCACCCCCACACGCTCTGGCTCCTTCGAGGCCCTCCCGCCCACCTCCCCCTCTGCTTCCTGTTGCCAGGACAATGGCTCCTTCGAGGGTTCAGACGGCTCGGGTGGGTCCACCACCTCCCCCCGGAGGAGCTGCA cCCTGAATGACCTGGACAAACTGAATGACTTGGTGTACCCCTCAACCCTGTCTGAGGACCCTGAGCAGctagaggggtcagaggtcaagaATGACAGATCCAGGAAGGAGTCTATGACCTCATCCATGAGCGACTCCATCTTGTCCATCATCAACCATCAACACCAGCCCACCACCACTCCTTTGTTTCATCCCACCAccactgctgctgccgccgccacTGATGGCAATGAGCGATGTTTGACAG ACAAGGATTGTAATGACAGTGCTGTGGCGACTGACTTTGACGACGGTGATGAACTACAAAACCACG GTCTAAATGGAGTGCCGAGCCGTGCCCAGAGCCAGAGCAGTGGAGAGTTCAGCCTCAGCCTAGACAACGAACCCTGGTCCAACGGCAGTAGCCCGGTCCAGCCGCCTCTGTCATCCCgccgctcctcttcctcctgccttCCGCCTAGCGATACCTCCACCCCCCGACACACACGGCAGAACCCCTCgccgaccacacacacacagcagcgaTCCACTTCCTTAACGCACACCagcagcaacaaacacagagagagggtaggaggaaAGAACTCCTCACCTATTGCCATAGCAAACACCCAGGGTTCAGTTCCCtgtagggggagggaggtgggtagCACCCAGGACCCCTGGCCCAGAAGGAGTGTCCTCAGGAGGTGCGCCAGCGGCAGCAGAGCCCCCCAGCGCCCTTCCGATGGGAATGTCCCCAAAACAGCTCAGGGGCAGGTTGCCGTACTACCTCGATCTGGATTAGGTCTGAACAAAGCTCCGGAGACCACCACCACCCGAGCCTCAGCCATGTCCCCGATCACGGTGCTCTACGTCCAGGGTAAATCTTCCTCAGTGTCTGGGTGTCTCAAATGTTTCTCCACCCCGTTGGGGAAGGAGGCGCGTCTGAGAGGGCCATGGTCTCCTGCCTCTCTACCCCGGGCCAGTAGCGTCATCTCAACAGCTGAGGGTTCCTCGCGACGATCTAGTGTCAACAGTGACTCTAGGGTGATGGCGAAAGTAGATCCCTTACCTATCATGGAATCTGATGGAAACCCAAATCAGGTTAATCAGAATCAGAACAAGCAGAACAATCCAGAAGAACGAGACACTGAtaatcacccaccaccaccaaGCAAACCCCCCAGAGACCCAGCGATAGCCACCGATCGACCCAAATCCACCTGCCAGGAATCCCTCTTCGGTGGCACCCCTTTCAACCTAGACTCTGTCTTCTCAGACACTATCTTTAGCGAGTCGGTAGTCACCACCACTACTAGTGACAGCAGCAATAATAACGATAAGAACCAGACTTTCCTCTGTCTGGACCCAGAACTGGTGCGTAACGTCAGTTGCCCGCCCCTGAGGCAGGAGTCCACTAACGGCACGGCACTGGGACGCATGGACAATGTACAGAGCCAAAATGGAGGACAAGAAGACTGtgagagtaatactgtagaaaTCACTCAGTGTTGA
- the LOC124003518 gene encoding girdin-like isoform X4, with amino-acid sequence MESEVFLPHLEQFMLSPLVIWVKTFGQNDGNMTLDYPELLDGVVLNKIMIQINPKATLPSVNKANDDPSQRILNLTVLIRQIKTYYLETLRQLIMMPLPNVLVLGRTPHCEQSLEEMKKLLLLLLGCAVQVGGVGECEKKEEYVERIQTLDFDTKAAIAAHIQEVTHSQDSVLDLHWLEASELCAEDLETLFRRLVDQRDTQLETILELMQERESTPSPSPPSAQSPSDCPSMQQQATSHQHLSVELADSKAKVRRLRQELEEKSEQVQDCRQDLENMEAEFNRIQQENSVLLAEARSARTYRDELDALRERAIRADKLESEVGRYREKLHNMEFYKAKVEELKEDNSVLLETKAVLQQQLEGWRARSDKLHQLEKHSLLLNARVHVMEQEKEVDRRRMEELQEENLALELAQRRSMEESQHLGWELEQLSRSPDNSQGQKSLGEEVVEGTRSRLLRLERENQSLLRTIEELRAADLSLGPQHNHNHEHMWRDGQRPTNTAEVVREYLGSLDNTSWEQSELVIKEDCDIDIDTSHHRDPECNGVSVDLEGEIDRLERESETLKEKMDLQKQEKGQLEDGESCDLSDPIADLEAVAKDNTRNLLQPGDSVSLTRDTSPYSTRENSSTGLQVRASSSSTKHTERLEAKCRALDTEAQRLQAALDNTGRKLQRLEAEVHELEAENQILQAGLEELRISSRRMEQLEQEKQTLEQEASGLERDKRRLEKENRRLRQQAEIQDSTLDGSNLRVASLERENRGMGKEVERLKEVEERIKGLERDNRELAKQGAINQRALVTLREELVSDKLKTQQRENELERLAHELEMRVLNQDTSPQSDEETPDTSRFKMLESELESSLKRSLQIKEDKMAAVEARLQESSTLNQQLRLELKTVRLNYEALLQREEEEHAARSPTPQRESDRAVSGWQRESQETTRELLRVKDRLIEVERNNATLQAERQALQVQLRQLETQSDGLQAQILALQRQTASLQESNTALQTHNANLQVEKSTLNSQSASLLAQNAQLQCQQSSTEGDKEVAMREREELRGVHDQLLRDHERLAALHERQAMDYEALMGKHGCLKNAHRTLELEHRTLEDRYKTLLRQKAKLEGLEKALREEQDKMSVEKEQHRTTASECRQLRDEKDWLNQTYRQLLKDQEELQADHKNMKTLLNSTKLEQTKLESDFNKLREQYQQLDITNTKLTNQCELLSQLKGNLEEENRHLLDQIQTLMLQNRTLLEQTMESKDLFHVEQRQHIDKLNELRRQKEKLEEKIMDQYKFYDPSPPRRRGNWIALKMRKLMKPRSRERCGPASSSDHHRSLTPTRSGSFEALPPTSPSASCCQDNGSFEGSDGSGGSTTSPRRSCNKDCNDSAVATDFDDGDELQNHGLNGVPSRAQSQSSGEFSLSLDNEPWSNGSSPVQPPLSSRRSSSSCLPPSDTSTPRHTRQNPSPTTHTQQRSTSLTHTSSNKHRERVGGKNSSPIAIANTQGSVPCRGREVGSTQDPWPRRSVLRRCASGSRAPQRPSDGNVPKTAQGQVAVLPRSGLGLNKAPETTTTRASAMSPITVLYVQGKSSSVSGCLKCFSTPLGKEARLRGPWSPASLPRASSVISTAEGSSRRSSVNSDSRVMAKVDPLPIMESDGNPNQVNQNQNKQNNPEERDTDNHPPPPSKPPRDPAIATDRPKSTCQESLFGGTPFNLDSVFSDTIFSESVVTTTTSDSSNNNDKNQTFLCLDPELVRNVSCPPLRQESTNGTALGRMDNVQSQNGGQEDCESNTVEITQC; translated from the exons GAGACTCTGAGGCAGCTGATCATGATGCCTTTACCCAACGTGTTGGTGCTTGGCAGGACTCCTCACTGTG AGCAAAGTCTGGAGGAAATGAAGAAATTACTTCTTCTCTTATTGGGCTGTGCTGTCCAGGTAGGAGGagttggagag TGTGAGAAGAAAGAGGAGTACGTCGAACGCATCCAGACCCTCGACTTTGACACGAAAGCAGCAATAGCTGCTCATATCCAAGAG GTTACCCACAGTCAGGACAGTGTATTGGACCTCCATTGGCTGGAGGCCAGCGAGCTCTGTGCTGAGGACCTGGAGACCCTGTTCAGACGCCTGGTggaccagagagacacacagctggaG aCTATTTTAGAGCTAATGCAGGAGAGAGAGTCCACCCCGTCACCCTCTCCGCCCAGCGCCCAGTCCCCCAGTGACTGTCCCAGCATGCAACAGCAGGCGACCTCCCACCAGCACTTGTCTGTGGAGCTGGCCGACTCCAAGGCCAAGGTCAGACGGCTGCGCCAGGAGCT agaggagaagagtgagcAGGTACAGGACTGCAGACAGGATCTGGAGAACATGGAGGCTGAGTTCAACAGGATTCaacaggag AACTCTGTGTTGCTAGCGGAGGCCCGGTCAGCCCGTACGTACCGTGACGAGCTGGATGCCCTGAGAGAGAGGGCCATCAGGGCTGACAAGCTGGAGAGCGAGGTGGGACGATACCGCGAGAAGCTGCACAACATGGAGTTCTACAAGGCCAAAGTGGAG GAGCTGAAGGAGGATAACTCTGTGTTGCTGGAGACCAAGGCTGTACTGCAGCAGCagctggaggggtggagggcccGCTCTGATAAACTACACCAGCTAGAGAAACACAGTCTGCTGCTCAACGCCAGGGTCCACGTCATGGAACAG GAGAAGGAGGTGGACAGGAGGCGCATGGAGGAGCTGCAGGAGGAGAACCTGGCCCTGGAGCTGGCCCAGAGGAGGAGCATGGAGGAGTCACAGCACCTGGGATGGGAGCTGGAGCAGCTGTCCAGGAGCCCCGACAACTCACAGG GTCAGAAGTCTCTGGGTGAGGAGGTGGTTGAGGGGACCAGGAGTCGTCTGctgaggctggagagagagaaccaaagcCTGCTCAGGACCATAGAGGAACTGAGAGCTGCTGACCTCAGCCTGGGACCGCAGCACAACCATAACCATGAGCACATGTGGAGGGACGGCCAGCGACCCACAAACACG GCTGAGGTGGTTAGAGAGTACCTTGGCAGTTTAGACAACACCTCCTGGGAGCAGTCTGAATTGGTCATCAAAGAGGATTGTGACATTGAcatagacacatcacatcacagggACCCAGAGTGCAACGGAGTGTCGGTTGACCTAGAGGGAGAGATTGACCgactggagagggagagcgagacccTCAAGGAGAAGATGGACCTTCAGAAGCAAGAGAAAGGCCAACTTGAAGACGGAGAGTCTTGCGACCTGAGTGACCCCATAGCTGACCTGGAAGCTGTAGCTAAAGACAACACCCGCAATCTCCTTCAACCAGGCGATTCAGTGTCTCTGACGCGTGATACCTCACCCTACTCTACTCGGGAGAACAGTAGCACAGGGCTGCAGGTGAGGGCTTCCTCTTCATCCACGAAGCACACAGAGCGTCTGGAAGCTAAGTGTAGAGCCCTGGACACAGAGGCCCAGCGGCTTCAGGCTGCCCTGGACAACACAG GCCGGAAGCTCCAGCGGCTGGAGGCCGAGGTCCACGAGCTGGAGGCTGAGAACCAGATCCTGCAGGCTGGGCTGGAGGAGCTGAGGATCTCCTCGCGGCGCATGGAGCAGCTGGAGCAGGAGAAGCAGACCCTGGAGCAGGAGGCTTCAGgcctggagagagacaagaggaggcTGGAGAAGGAGAACCGCAGGCTGAGGCAGCAGGCAGAGATCCAGGACTCTACCCTGGACGGGAGCAACCTGAGGGTGGctagtctggagagagagaacag GGGGATGGGGAAGGAGGTGGAGAGGCTGAAGGAGGTGGAGGAAAGGATCAAGGGGCTGGAGAGGGATAACAGAGAGCTGGCCAAGCAGGGAGCGATCAACCAGAGGGCCCTGGTGACCCTGAGAGAG GAGTTGGTGAGTGACAAGCTGAAGACCCAGCAGAGGGAGAATGAGCTGGAGAGGCTGGCCCACGAGCTGGAGATGAGAGTCCTCAACCAGGACACATCACCACAGAGTGACGAGGAAACTCCAGACACCAG TAGGTTCAAGATGTTGGAGTCTGAGCTAGAGTCGTCTCTGAAGAGGTCCCTGCAGATCAAAGAAGACAAGATGGCTGCCGTTGAGGCTCGTCTGCAGGAGTCCTCCACCCTCAACCAGCAGCTACGTCTTGAACTCAAGACT GTGCGTCTGAACTACGAAGCCCtgctgcagagggaggaggaggagcatgCGGCGCGTAGCCCCACCCctcagagggagagtgacagggCAGTAAGCGGATGGCAGCGAGAGAGCCAGGAAACCACCAGGGAGCTGCTGAGGGTCAAGGACCGCCTCATCGAGGTGGAGAGGAAT AATGCCACACTGCAGGCAGAGCGTCAGGCACTGCAGGTCCAGCTCAGACAGCTGGAGACTCAGTCAGACGGCCTGCAGGCTCAGATCCTGGCCCTGCAGAGACAGACCGCCTCCCTGCAGGAGAGCAACACGGCTCTCCAGACACACAACGCTAACCTGCAG GTCGAAAAGTCCACTCTGAACTCCCAGAGTGCATCACTCCTGGCCCAGAACGCTCAGCTCCAATGCCAACAATCCAGCACTGAGGGTGATAAGGAGGTGGCCATGCGTGAGCGCGAGGAGCTGCGTGGCGTGCACGACCAGCTCCTGAGGGACCACGAGAGGCTGGCGGCGCTGCACGAGAGACAAGCCATGGACTACGAGGCCCTGATGGGAAAACACGGTTGTCTGAAGAACGCCCACCGCACTCTGGAGCTGGAGCATAGAACGCTGGAGGACAG GTACAAAACCCTGCTGCGGCAGAAGGCTAAACTAGAGGGTCTGgagaaggctctgagagaggagcAGGACAAGATGTCTGTGGAGAAGGAGCAGCACAGGACCACCGCTTCAGAGTGTCGACAGCTCCGGGATGAGAAGGACTG GCTGAACCAGACGTACCGTCAGCTGTTGAAGGATCAGGAGGAGCTCCAGGCGGACCATAAGAACATGAAGACCCTGCTGAACAGCACCAAGCTGGAGCAGACCAAGCTCGAGTCTGACTTCAACAAGCTCAGAGAGCAGTACCAACAGCTAGACATCACCAACACCAAGCTCACCAACCAGTGTGAG CTGCTGAGTCAGTTGAAGGGGAACCTGGAGGAGGAGAACCGGCACCTGCTGGACCAGATCCAGACCCTGATGCTGCAGAACCGCACCCTGCTAGAACAGACGATGGAGAGCAAGGACCTGTTCCACGTAGAACAGAGACAGCACAT agacaAGCTGAATGAGctgaggagacagaaggagaagttGGAGGAGAAGATCATGGACCAGTACAAGTTctatgacccctcacccccacggAG GCGTGGGAACTGGATTGCCCTGAAGATGAGGAAGCTGATGAAGCCGAGGAGCCGCGAGCGTTGTGGCCCCGCCTCCTCTTCTGACCACCATCGCTCCCTCACCCCCACACGCTCTGGCTCCTTCGAGGCCCTCCCGCCCACCTCCCCCTCTGCTTCCTGTTGCCAGGACAATGGCTCCTTCGAGGGTTCAGACGGCTCGGGTGGGTCCACCACCTCCCCCCGGAGGAGCTGCA ACAAGGATTGTAATGACAGTGCTGTGGCGACTGACTTTGACGACGGTGATGAACTACAAAACCACG GTCTAAATGGAGTGCCGAGCCGTGCCCAGAGCCAGAGCAGTGGAGAGTTCAGCCTCAGCCTAGACAACGAACCCTGGTCCAACGGCAGTAGCCCGGTCCAGCCGCCTCTGTCATCCCgccgctcctcttcctcctgccttCCGCCTAGCGATACCTCCACCCCCCGACACACACGGCAGAACCCCTCgccgaccacacacacacagcagcgaTCCACTTCCTTAACGCACACCagcagcaacaaacacagagagagggtaggaggaaAGAACTCCTCACCTATTGCCATAGCAAACACCCAGGGTTCAGTTCCCtgtagggggagggaggtgggtagCACCCAGGACCCCTGGCCCAGAAGGAGTGTCCTCAGGAGGTGCGCCAGCGGCAGCAGAGCCCCCCAGCGCCCTTCCGATGGGAATGTCCCCAAAACAGCTCAGGGGCAGGTTGCCGTACTACCTCGATCTGGATTAGGTCTGAACAAAGCTCCGGAGACCACCACCACCCGAGCCTCAGCCATGTCCCCGATCACGGTGCTCTACGTCCAGGGTAAATCTTCCTCAGTGTCTGGGTGTCTCAAATGTTTCTCCACCCCGTTGGGGAAGGAGGCGCGTCTGAGAGGGCCATGGTCTCCTGCCTCTCTACCCCGGGCCAGTAGCGTCATCTCAACAGCTGAGGGTTCCTCGCGACGATCTAGTGTCAACAGTGACTCTAGGGTGATGGCGAAAGTAGATCCCTTACCTATCATGGAATCTGATGGAAACCCAAATCAGGTTAATCAGAATCAGAACAAGCAGAACAATCCAGAAGAACGAGACACTGAtaatcacccaccaccaccaaGCAAACCCCCCAGAGACCCAGCGATAGCCACCGATCGACCCAAATCCACCTGCCAGGAATCCCTCTTCGGTGGCACCCCTTTCAACCTAGACTCTGTCTTCTCAGACACTATCTTTAGCGAGTCGGTAGTCACCACCACTACTAGTGACAGCAGCAATAATAACGATAAGAACCAGACTTTCCTCTGTCTGGACCCAGAACTGGTGCGTAACGTCAGTTGCCCGCCCCTGAGGCAGGAGTCCACTAACGGCACGGCACTGGGACGCATGGACAATGTACAGAGCCAAAATGGAGGACAAGAAGACTGtgagagtaatactgtagaaaTCACTCAGTGTTGA